A window of Strigops habroptila isolate Jane chromosome 5, bStrHab1.2.pri, whole genome shotgun sequence contains these coding sequences:
- the MMADHC gene encoding methylmalonic aciduria and homocystinuria type D protein, mitochondrial isoform X4 yields the protein MYHSRRTSFVPRSGIYAPCSHRLPRKSPGLAAPRHLKSSPYAFFSNTPLLFIFDFIVSPGPRRPKPRRAGCASACSTEPGSRHTTDSWCTQRVLHRRAGADTTTLRRPRRGGHGRPPPRQDEGEAPASGAPARPLRRAAAATHRPTAPRAPRRDEPPPLPSLRPQAIGRRTTCPGCLCVLSQHANRGVGSSARSAWRPAGRTPSHGCVGGGQRTPFYRKRGSWACRREGSHRLQWPMSKNCVAR from the exons ATGTACCACTCTAGAAGGACCAGTTTTGTTCCCAGAAGCGGCATCTATGCACCCTGCTCCCACCGACTTCCCAGGAAATCCCCGGGCCTGGCGGCCCCTCGGCACCTGAAAAGCTCCCCCTACGCTTTCTTCAGTAACACCCCCCTTTTATTCATTTTCGACTTCATTGTCTCCCCCGGCCCCAGAAGGCCCAAGCCGCGGCGGGCTGGGTGTGCGTCTGCGTGCTCAACGGAGCCCGGTTCACGTCACACGACTGACTCCTGGTGCACCCAGCGGGTACTGCACCGGCGAGCCGGTGCTGACACCACGACTCTGAGGCGACCCCGCAGGGGCGGCCACGGGCGCCCTCCGCCTCGCCAAGACGAAGGGGAAGCACCGGCCTCGGGCGCGCCTGCCCGCCCGCTCCGAAGAGCCGCCGCCGCCACGCACCGGCCAACGGCCCCCCGCGCTCCCCGCAGGGACGAGCCACCGCCGCTCCCCTCCCTCCGGCCCCAAGCAATCGGCCGCCGAACGACATGCCCCGGCTGTCTCTGTGTGCTCTCTCAGCACGCTAATCGGGGTGTCGGTTCATCGGCTCGCTCGGCCTGGCGACCGGCAGGGCGGACGCCGTCGCACGGGTGCGTCGGGGGAGGGCAGCGGACGCCATTTTACAGGAAGAG GGGTAGCTGGGCCTGTCGGCGAGAGGGATCCCACCGTCTGCAATGGCCAAT